A window of Solanum stenotomum isolate F172 chromosome 3, ASM1918654v1, whole genome shotgun sequence contains these coding sequences:
- the LOC125858274 gene encoding probable inactive receptor kinase At2g26730 translates to MAVFLRFVFCVLFFALLGLSRYRVFSEPTQDKQALLAFFSQIRHANRVQWNSSASVCTWFGVECDPNNSFVYSLRLPAVGLVGKIPSNSLGRLSQLRVLSLHANRLSGSIPSDFSNLKLLRSLYLQNNEFSGEFPESIPGLTRLNRLDLSSNNFTGTIPFSINNLTHLTGLLLQNNSFTGTLPSINPPGLVDFSVSNNQLNGSIPTALSKFPASSFAGNIDLCGGPLPPCTPFFPSPSPSPETEPKTPPSIKKSKKLSTAAIVGIVIGSIIGVLLLLLLLFFCLKRRKNDTSKVEKPPVASRAIGAVTGAAAEAGTSSSKDDLTGGSGEGERNKLVFFDGGGYSFDLEDLLRASAEVLGKGSVGTSYKAVLEEGTTVVVKRLKDVVVPRKEFEQQLEVMGKMKHENVLPLRAFYYSKDEKLLVSDYMPAGSLSALLHGSRGSGRTPLDWDSRMRIVLGAARGIAYLHISGKVVHGNIKASNVLLKQDNQDACVSDYGLNPLFSTSAPVNHRVAGYRAPEVLETRKVTYKSDVYSFGVLMLELLTGKAPNQASLGEEGIDLPRWVQSVVREEWTAEVFDVELMRYHNVEEEMVQLLQIGMACVATMPDQRPAMTEVVKMIEEMNRGDTDDGLRQSSDDPSKGSEGQTPQESRGSPHGITP, encoded by the exons ATGGCGgtgtttttaaggtttgttttttgtgttttattctTTGCTTTACTCGGATTGAGTCGTTACCGGGTTTTTTCAGAGCCTACACAGGATAAGCAAGCTCTCCTTGCTTTTTTCTCTCAGATCCGACATGCGAATCGGGTCCAATGGAATTCTTCTGCTTCTGTTTGTACTTGGTTCGGAGTTGAATGTGACCCGAATAACTCTTTCGTTTATTCACTAAGACTTCCTGCTGTTGGTCTCGTCGGGAAAATTCCTTCTAACAGTTTGGGCCGGCTGAGTCAACTTCGAGTTCTTAGTCTTCACGCCAATCGTCTATCTGGTTCAATTCCTTCGGATTTTTCTAACCTTAAGCTTCTTCGTAGTCTCTATCTTCAAAACAATGAATTTTCCGGCGAGTTCCCGGAGAGTATTCCCGGGTTGACCCGGTTAAACAGGCTGGATCTTTCGTCGAATAACTTCACTGGTACTATCCCTTTCTCTATCAATAATCTGACCCATTTGACTGGACTTTTATTGCAGAACAATAGCTTTACTGGTACTCTTCCTAGCATTAATCCGCCTGGTTTAGTGGATTTCAGTGTTTCGAATAATCAGCTAAATGGGTCAATTCCTACTGCACTTTCCAAATTCCCAGCTTCCTCTTTTGCTGGTAACATTGATTTATGTGGCGGCCCATTACCCCCATGTACCCCATTTTTTCCTTCTCCTTCACCTTCCCCTGAAACAGAACCAAAAACCCCTCCGTCAATTAAGAAATCCAAGAAGCTTTCAACGGCTGCCATTGTTGGAATAGTTATAGGTTCAATAATTGGGGTTCTCCTACTCTTGTTACTCCTTTTCTTCTGTTTAAAACGAAGAAAAAACGACACATCAAAGGTAGAAAAACCTCCGGTAGCATCAAGAGCTATCGGGGCAGTAACAGGGGCAGCGGCTGAGGCAGGGACATCGTCGTCTAAAGACGATTTAACCGGTGGTTCAGGTGAAGGGGAAAGGAATAAACTTGTGTTCTTTGATGGGGGTGGGTATAGTTTTGATCTTGAAGATTTGTTAAGAGCTTCTGCTGAGGTTCTTGGAAAAGGGAGTGTTGGAACAAGCTATAAAGCTGTTCTTGAAGAAGGTACTACAGTTGTTGTtaaaaggcttaaagatgtcgTTGTGCCCAGAAAAGAATTCGAGCAACAATTGGAAGTAATGGGGAAGATGAAACATGAAAATGTGCTACCTTTGAGAGCATTTTACTATTCTAAAGATGAGAAATTGTTGGTATCTGATTATATGCCTGCTGGAAGTTTATCAGCTCTTCTCCATG GTAGTAGAGGATCAGGGCGTACGCCACTTGACTGGGATAGTCGAATGAGAATAGTGTTAGGTGCAGCAAGAGGCATTGCGTACCTCCATATTTCAGGAAAAGTTGTCCATGGAAACATCAAGGCTTCGAATGTTCTCCTTAAACAAGATAACCAAGATGCATGTGTATCTGACTATGGATTGAACCCTCTTTTCTCTACCTCAGCACCAGTTAACCACCGTGTTGCAGGATATCGTGCACCTGAGGTTCTTGAAACTCGAAAAGTCACATATAAATCCGATGTGTATAGTTTTGGAGTGTTAATGTTGGAGCTTTTAACGGGGAAAGCTCCAAACCAAGCTTCACTAGGTGAAGAAGGCATTGATTTGCCTAGATGGGTCCAAAGTGTTGTAAGAGAAGAATGGACCGCGGAGGTGTTTGATGTTGAGCTAATGCGATACCATAATGTGGAAGAAGAGATGGTACAACTACTTCAGATAGGTATGGCATGTGTTGCTACCATGCCAGACCAACGACCTGCCATGACTGAGGTGGTTAAGATGATCGAAGAAATGAATCGTGGTGATACAGATGATGGTCTTAGACAATCCTCCGACGATCCCTCTAAAGGTTCCGAAGGCCAAACACCTCAGGAGTCTAGAGGTTCACCTCATGGTATTACaccataa